A genomic window from Shewanella vesiculosa includes:
- a CDS encoding ABC transporter permease subunit, giving the protein MPRIKIYQEDHIASPMWRMWQTFSANPFAVIGLWAVIFLLILTIFAPLLAPYSPEMQDQQVLLLPPSWDPAGSVEHFLGTDDLGRDIFSRILHGVQLTFGMSLIIVAASLFIGFIIGSLSGMMRGIKSSILSHLFDALLSIPSLLMAILVVAVMGPGLNNVFWGVGIAMVPQFVRAIHLAVHEELQKEYVTAAKLDGANSLQIFWYVIMPNVWDVVIIQVTMAISAAILDIAALGFLNLGAQAPSPEWGAMVAQGLDNLLLAPWTVTIPGVAILFTVLSVNLVGDGLRSALAPIRN; this is encoded by the coding sequence ATGCCTCGAATTAAGATATACCAAGAAGACCATATAGCCTCTCCTATGTGGCGGATGTGGCAAACATTTTCGGCAAATCCTTTTGCCGTGATAGGTTTGTGGGCAGTGATTTTTTTATTAATACTCACCATTTTCGCGCCACTGCTTGCACCATATTCACCCGAAATGCAGGACCAGCAAGTACTGCTGTTGCCGCCATCTTGGGATCCTGCCGGATCTGTAGAACACTTTCTCGGCACCGACGATCTAGGACGTGATATTTTTAGTCGTATTTTACACGGCGTACAATTAACCTTTGGCATGTCATTAATTATTGTTGCCGCATCGCTATTTATTGGCTTTATTATCGGTTCGCTTTCAGGAATGATGCGCGGAATTAAATCGAGTATTTTAAGTCATTTATTTGATGCATTGCTGTCTATCCCTTCGTTGCTCATGGCTATTTTAGTGGTTGCCGTAATGGGACCTGGGCTTAATAACGTGTTTTGGGGCGTTGGAATTGCCATGGTTCCGCAGTTTGTACGCGCGATCCATCTCGCTGTGCATGAAGAGCTACAAAAAGAATATGTTACTGCCGCCAAATTAGATGGTGCAAATTCATTGCAAATTTTTTGGTATGTCATTATGCCAAATGTGTGGGATGTAGTAATTATTCAGGTCACAATGGCCATATCAGCAGCAATATTAGATATCGCAGCATTGGGTTTTTTAAACCTTGGAGCTCAAGCACCGAGTCCAGAATGGGGGGCTATGGTCGCACAAGGGCTGGATAATTTGTTACTCGCCCCATGGACGGTTACTATACCGGGTGTCGCAATCTTGTTTACCGTATTATCGGTCAACTTAGTTGGCGATGGTTTACGTTCTGCGCTTGCACCGATAAGAAATTAA
- a CDS encoding oligopeptide/dipeptide ABC transporter ATP-binding protein: MPLLDIRNLTIELDTPEGTVKVLEKVSLTINPGEIHGLVGESGSGRSLLAKAILGVLGPNWHIIADRMMWDGKNLLEMSAKQRRNLMGSEMAMIFQDPSGSLDPVKTIGSQLIEAMVPNKNIPFWRRGHDTYLNAQKWLHKVGIKKPRMLMKCYPWELSEGECQKVMIAMAVANHPKLLIADEPTNSMEVNTQAQIFRLLSQLNQLQNVSILLVSHELETMVHWCDNLTILYSGQVMESGPVSEMVAMPYHPYTRALLKNLPDHTEKMRHKATLPTLQGSSPSLQHLPAGCRLGPRCPEAQRKCVKQPNLEHIKDRYFACHFPYQSEQEDDDAIA; this comes from the coding sequence ATGCCTTTACTTGATATTCGTAATCTCACCATTGAATTAGATACCCCTGAGGGCACAGTAAAAGTGCTTGAAAAAGTCAGTTTGACCATCAATCCCGGAGAGATCCATGGGCTGGTAGGTGAATCAGGCTCGGGACGCAGTTTATTAGCCAAAGCAATATTAGGCGTGCTCGGTCCTAATTGGCATATTATTGCCGATCGTATGATGTGGGATGGAAAAAATCTATTGGAAATGAGCGCCAAACAAAGACGTAACCTAATGGGTAGCGAAATGGCAATGATTTTCCAAGATCCGTCAGGCAGTTTGGACCCAGTTAAAACCATAGGTAGTCAATTAATCGAAGCTATGGTGCCCAACAAAAACATTCCTTTTTGGCGCCGTGGACATGATACCTATTTAAATGCCCAGAAATGGCTTCACAAAGTTGGCATAAAAAAGCCCAGAATGCTGATGAAATGTTATCCATGGGAATTGTCCGAAGGTGAATGCCAAAAAGTGATGATTGCGATGGCGGTAGCGAATCATCCTAAATTATTGATTGCCGATGAGCCGACCAACTCCATGGAGGTCAATACCCAAGCGCAAATTTTTAGATTGTTATCGCAACTCAACCAACTGCAAAATGTGTCTATTTTATTAGTAAGTCATGAACTTGAAACCATGGTGCATTGGTGTGATAACTTAACGATTTTGTACAGTGGTCAGGTGATGGAATCTGGACCTGTGAGCGAAATGGTCGCAATGCCCTATCACCCTTATACTCGGGCATTATTAAAAAACCTGCCTGACCACACTGAGAAAATGCGTCACAAGGCAACCTTGCCCACATTGCAAGGATCGTCACCGTCGTTACAACATTTACCAGCTGGTTGTCGACTTGGTCCTCGCTGTCCAGAAGCGCAGAGAAAATGTGTAAAACAGCCTAATCTTGAACATATAAAAGACCGCTATTTCGCCTGCCATTTCCCTTATCAAAGTGAGCAAGAAGATGACGACGCCATTGCTTAA
- a CDS encoding ABC transporter permease subunit produces the protein MWRYLFSRITLFMATSLIMIAVLFMASGQFPVSKAYSLSGIQYPTIEQQQQIEQDYQLQDNQLLQFTAYLRQRLSGNFGISSNSQQEVLEELEAVLPASFELSLFSGFIAVFFGVPIGILAALSTNKALQNSILAVTLTGYSIPVFWLGLSLSMWFGVNLGWLPISGQINLLYEIEPVTGFMLIDTLLSESTYRIPAFHDALLHLILPAVTLAVLPFTLVVRITRQAILNVMNQTYIRAAEARGLHTAKILFRHVLPNALIPVIKSIGLMLGSFASYGIVVEVIFSWPGVGSWLVSGIYQRDYTVIQAGILSVSLLIIFLSILIDLLHTAINPMSRKELYASN, from the coding sequence ATGTGGCGATACCTTTTTAGTCGCATAACCCTGTTTATGGCTACATCATTGATAATGATAGCCGTATTATTTATGGCATCGGGGCAGTTTCCTGTAAGTAAAGCGTATTCACTTTCGGGCATCCAATATCCAACGATTGAACAACAACAGCAAATTGAACAGGATTACCAATTACAAGATAACCAACTACTGCAATTTACCGCCTACTTGCGCCAACGCTTATCAGGTAACTTTGGTATTTCCAGTAACTCACAGCAAGAAGTATTGGAAGAGTTAGAAGCGGTATTGCCAGCCTCTTTTGAATTATCGTTATTTTCTGGTTTTATTGCGGTGTTCTTTGGTGTTCCTATCGGCATACTCGCCGCGTTAAGCACTAATAAAGCACTGCAGAATAGTATTTTAGCTGTTACCTTAACCGGCTATTCTATCCCAGTGTTCTGGCTTGGCTTAAGCTTATCCATGTGGTTTGGGGTCAATCTTGGCTGGTTGCCTATTTCAGGACAGATTAATTTACTGTACGAAATAGAACCCGTCACAGGGTTTATGTTGATAGACACCTTATTATCCGAGTCGACATATCGGATACCTGCATTTCATGATGCATTGCTGCACTTAATATTACCGGCAGTAACCTTAGCTGTATTGCCTTTTACCTTGGTCGTGAGGATCACTCGACAAGCCATTTTAAATGTGATGAATCAAACCTATATTCGCGCCGCTGAAGCACGAGGCTTACACACGGCTAAAATTCTGTTTCGTCATGTATTGCCCAACGCCTTAATTCCGGTAATAAAAAGTATTGGCTTAATGTTAGGCTCATTTGCCAGTTATGGCATTGTAGTTGAAGTGATATTTTCATGGCCAGGAGTCGGCAGTTGGCTAGTATCAGGCATTTATCAACGCGACTATACTGTGATTCAAGCGGGTATTTTATCTGTCTCATTATTAATTATTTTCTTAAGCATTTTAATTGATTTACTGCATACAGCAATCAATCCAATGAGCAGAAAGGAATTGTATGCCTCGAATTAA
- a CDS encoding GyrI-like domain-containing protein, whose amino-acid sequence MVIPSLLPQTIARFIEWRRQHGLSPMGSKTFNLFYSTSESAAKAQYRIDIGVSLANETLTSLEPVALESSQIKLKSIPQGRCAMIRLSGQQAVNDSGLGVAIDYLYRNWLDLNDVSLRNFPLFVQRDVIADKMIEEQQAKSLAGSPQLLIFLPIV is encoded by the coding sequence ATGGTGATCCCCTCGTTATTACCTCAAACCATTGCGCGATTTATTGAATGGCGTCGCCAGCACGGTTTATCTCCTATGGGCAGTAAAACCTTTAATCTGTTTTATTCAACCTCTGAGTCAGCCGCTAAAGCGCAATATCGAATTGATATTGGTGTCTCGTTAGCTAACGAGACACTGACAAGCTTAGAGCCAGTGGCGTTAGAATCGAGCCAGATTAAACTTAAATCGATCCCACAAGGACGATGTGCCATGATCCGTTTAAGTGGCCAGCAAGCGGTCAATGATAGTGGCTTAGGGGTTGCAATAGACTACCTGTATCGCAATTGGCTTGATTTGAACGATGTCAGCTTAAGGAATTTTCCATTGTTTGTGCAGCGAGATGTGATTGCTGACAAGATGATCGAAGAGCAACAAGCAAAATCGTTAGCGGGTTCACCGCAACTGCTTATCTTTTTACCCATAGTTTAA
- the fabV gene encoding enoyl-ACP reductase FabV codes for MIIKPKIRGFICTTTHPVGCEANVKEQIELIKAKGKIANGPKKVLVVGSSSGYGLASRITSAFGSDAATIGVFFEKPSSETKPGTAGWYNTAAFDKFAKAEGLYSKSINCDAFSHEAKQKVIELIKQDLGQIDMVVYSLASPVRKMPDTGEVIRSSLKPIGQTYTATAVDTNKNTIIDTSVEPATEQEITDTVTVMGGQDWELWISALSDAGVLADNCKTVAYSYIGTELTWPIYWHGALGKAKMDLDRAAHALDSKLSATGGSANVAVLKSVVTQASSAIPVMPLYIAMVFKKMRQEGLHEGCIEQIQRLFSERLYRVDGQAPAVDSENRLRLDDWELREEIQQHCRDLWPQVTTENLSELTDYNEYKEEFLKLFGFGIDGIDYDAEVDPNVSFDVIEL; via the coding sequence ATGATTATTAAACCTAAAATTCGTGGCTTTATTTGTACCACAACTCATCCTGTTGGCTGTGAAGCTAACGTTAAAGAACAAATCGAACTCATTAAAGCCAAAGGCAAAATTGCTAATGGCCCTAAAAAAGTATTGGTTGTCGGCTCTTCAAGTGGCTATGGCCTTGCGTCTCGTATCACGTCAGCATTCGGAAGCGACGCTGCAACCATCGGCGTCTTTTTCGAAAAACCCAGCTCTGAAACCAAACCAGGTACAGCAGGTTGGTACAACACAGCGGCATTTGATAAGTTTGCTAAAGCAGAAGGCTTATATTCAAAAAGTATCAACTGCGATGCATTCAGCCATGAAGCGAAACAAAAAGTCATTGAATTGATCAAGCAAGATTTAGGTCAAATCGACATGGTGGTGTACTCGTTAGCCTCACCGGTTCGTAAAATGCCAGACACAGGTGAAGTTATTCGTTCATCACTGAAACCCATTGGCCAAACCTATACTGCCACGGCTGTTGATACCAACAAAAACACCATTATTGACACTTCTGTAGAGCCTGCAACTGAGCAAGAAATTACTGATACCGTCACGGTAATGGGCGGCCAAGATTGGGAATTATGGATTAGTGCGCTAAGCGACGCTGGCGTATTAGCTGACAACTGCAAGACAGTTGCATATAGCTACATTGGTACTGAATTAACTTGGCCTATTTATTGGCATGGTGCCTTAGGTAAAGCCAAAATGGATTTAGACCGTGCAGCCCACGCCCTTGACAGCAAATTATCTGCTACTGGCGGCTCTGCTAACGTTGCAGTGCTAAAAAGTGTCGTAACACAAGCAAGCTCAGCCATTCCAGTCATGCCTCTTTATATTGCTATGGTGTTTAAAAAGATGCGTCAAGAAGGCTTACATGAGGGCTGTATTGAGCAAATACAGCGTTTGTTTAGTGAGCGCCTGTATCGTGTTGATGGCCAAGCACCCGCAGTGGATAGTGAAAACCGTTTACGCCTTGATGACTGGGAACTTCGTGAAGAAATCCAGCAGCATTGTCGTGATTTATGGCCACAAGTGACTACTGAGAACTTGAGCGAATTAACAGACTACAATGAATACAAAGAAGAGTTTTTAAAACTGTTCGGTTTTGGTATTGATGGTATCGATTATGATGCAGAAGTCGATCCTAATGTTAGCTTTGATGTAATTGAATTATAA
- a CDS encoding ATP-binding cassette domain-containing protein — MTTPLLKVTDLSKQYLTGYKHFKPQYYQALSPVSFELGRGETLAIVGTVGSGKSTLARILVGAEQRSGGEIFFEGEALGSRNLKQRCRLIRMIFQDPTTSLNPRLSIGNLLKEPLRFNTQLNSQERKTLVIETLRKVGLLPEHAEFYPHMISEGQKQRVAVARALMLNPKIIIADEALTALDLSVRSQIINLLLKLQKEMGLSYIFVSHNLNIIRHVSDKIMVLQNGHMVEKTTTEALFTSPQHEYTQRLIQEQSQFMQKR, encoded by the coding sequence ATGACGACGCCATTGCTTAAAGTTACCGACTTAAGTAAACAATACTTAACTGGTTACAAGCATTTTAAACCTCAATACTATCAGGCATTATCTCCAGTTTCATTTGAACTGGGTCGTGGTGAAACCTTAGCGATTGTAGGGACTGTTGGTTCAGGTAAAAGTACCCTAGCCCGAATTCTCGTGGGCGCAGAACAACGCAGTGGCGGCGAAATATTTTTTGAAGGTGAAGCCTTAGGTTCACGTAATTTAAAACAACGCTGTCGTTTGATCCGGATGATTTTCCAGGACCCAACGACCTCGCTAAACCCACGTTTATCGATTGGTAACTTGCTTAAAGAACCCTTACGGTTTAATACTCAGCTAAACTCACAAGAGCGTAAAACCTTGGTGATTGAAACCTTAAGAAAAGTGGGCTTATTACCAGAACACGCAGAGTTTTATCCACACATGATTTCAGAAGGGCAAAAACAGCGAGTCGCCGTTGCGCGGGCCTTAATGCTTAACCCTAAAATTATTATTGCAGATGAAGCACTAACAGCTTTAGATTTATCGGTTAGATCTCAAATTATTAATCTGCTATTAAAGCTGCAAAAAGAGATGGGGTTATCGTATATTTTTGTCTCGCATAATCTCAATATTATCCGACATGTGAGCGATAAAATCATGGTGTTGCAAAATGGTCATATGGTTGAAAAAACAACCACAGAAGCCTTATTTACTTCACCACAGCATGAATATACTCAGCGACTCATTCAAGAACAAAGTCAATTTATGCAAAAACGCTAA